The genomic segment TTCAGAAGGTAATTCAGGTAATGGATATTGCTAAAAAGATAGAAGTAAATAATTTAAACTTTGCTTTGCATAAATCAAAGTAACTTAAAATAAGGAGATGATGAAAATGAAAACAGGAGTTGTTGTTTTAGGCCACGGAAGTAGAGCGGAAGATGCACGGAGCGTATTCAATGAGATAGTAGAGATGATTGAAGATAAGGTGGATTATGAAGTAGTTAAAGGAGCTTCAATGGAATTAGCGGAACCTAGTCTTGAACAGGTAGTAGATCAGATAGCAGATGAAGTGGACAAGATATCAATTGTACCTCTATTCTTATTTCCGGGAGTACATATCCAGGAGGATATTCCGGAATTAATCGATGGTTTAAGAGAAGACTATCCAGAAGTTGAATTTGAGTTTGGTGAAAATATCGGAGCTGATGAAAAGGTAGCTGATATTATGGTTGAACGGATTGAAGAGATAGTCTAGTCAAAGTAAGTTAAGCCCAGGAAGGAATTGAGAATTAATTAAAAATAATTTCAAATTT from the Acetohalobium arabaticum DSM 5501 genome contains:
- a CDS encoding sirohydrochlorin chelatase; the protein is MKTGVVVLGHGSRAEDARSVFNEIVEMIEDKVDYEVVKGASMELAEPSLEQVVDQIADEVDKISIVPLFLFPGVHIQEDIPELIDGLREDYPEVEFEFGENIGADEKVADIMVERIEEIV